In Populus nigra chromosome 1, ddPopNigr1.1, whole genome shotgun sequence, one genomic interval encodes:
- the LOC133685015 gene encoding uncharacterized protein LOC133685015, with the protein MGTKVAMRNLLPLLQKRFLSTSSSSTPTLSPLSNAPSSSFTVDFLINSCGLPSKSALSVSQKLQLDEKSIQKPQSVLEFLKAHGFKETHVVKLIEKRPDVLRRGVDTNLKPKFEFLIANGFVGKLLPELITSNPNVLERALESNMKPCFEYFKSILGSNDMIVAASKRCAVFLTYDWKSIIQPNVELLIKEGVPEERVVKMIVAQPRIIYQRRDRMVYAVNAVKNLGLEPKAPMFIYALRSILSMNEFTWKKKIEVMKSFGWTEEEILRAFKQYPFQLSSSEEKMRKSMDFLLNTIKMERQAIIACPKFLMYSTEKRLRPRYDVLKILKSKKLIEIGKKTNYLLTVSEKNFLENYVTKYADKVPGLLEVYRGTTKTER; encoded by the coding sequence ATGGGCACCAAGGTAGCCATGAGAAACCTGCTTCCTCTCTTACAGAAACGTTTTCTATCAACATCATCGTCATCTACTCCAACACTTTCTCCTCTTTCCAATGCTCCATCGTCATCGTTCACAGTCGACTTCCTCATCAACTCATGCGGGCTTCCCTCAAAATCTGCTCTTTCTGTCTCCCAGAAGTTACAACTCGACGAGAAGAGCATCCAGAAGCCCCAATCAGTACTCGAGTTTCTGAAAGCTCACGGCTTTAAAGAAACCCACGTCGTCAAATTAATTGAGAAGCGGCCTGATGTCCTCAGACGTGGAGTAGACACCAATCTCAAACCAAAATTTGAGTTCCTCATCGCAAATGGCTTTGTGGGTAAGCTTCTTCCTGAGCTCATTACATCAAATCCGAATGTTTTGGAAAGGGCTTTAGAATCTAATATGAAGCCATGTTTTGAGTATTTTAAGTCCATTCTTGGTAGTAATGACATGATTGTAGCGGCTTCTAAGCGATGTGCAGTGTTCTTGACCTATGATTGGAAGAGTATTATACAGCCAAATGTTGAGTTGTTGATAAAAGAGGGAGTGCCTGAAGAGAGAGTAGTAAAAATGATTGTTGCACAACCAAGAATTATATATCAAAGGCGCGATAGGATGGTTTATGCAGTCAATGCTGTCAAGAATTTGGGTCTTGAGCCAAAGGCTCCCATGTTTATATATGCTCTTAGATCGATCTTATCCATGAATGAGTTCACttggaagaagaagattgaggTGATGAAAAGTTTTGGGTGGACTGAAGAAGAGATTTTGCGGGCATTTAAGCAATACCCGTTTCAATTATCATCCTCGGAGGAAAAAATGAGGAAATCGATGGATTTCTTGTTGAATACTATTAAGATGGAAAGGCAGGCCATCATTGCCTGTCCTAAGTTTCTTATGTATTCAACTGAGAAAAGGCTCCGTCCTAGGTATGATGTTTTGAAGATTTTGAAGTCTAAGAAGCTAATTGAAATCGGCAAGAAGACGAACTATCTGCTAACAGTTAGTGAGAAAAATTTCTTGGAGAATTATGTTACTAAGTATGCTGATAAAGTGCCAGGTTTATTGGAGGTATACAGGGGCACAACAAAGACCGAAAGATAG